One window of Cryobacterium arcticum genomic DNA carries:
- a CDS encoding glycosyltransferase, translating into MTPATRPIRVLIAADTFAPDVNGAARFAERLAAGLVARGHVVAIMAPAATRKHGTWTEVHEGESMTVHRLHSWRWYPHDWLRFALPWIVRRHSRAILDSFQPDVVHFQSHIVVGRGVAIEAQKRGIRIVGTNHFMPENMLQFSLVPKGFQHQVVKALWKAAEHTFKRAESVTTPTRRAAEFLEKYTGLTGVHAISCGIDADNYSPSFAPRTENRILFVGRVTGEKQIDVLVQAVALLDASLDAQVEIVGGGDQRRNLELLVESLGLSSRFTFTGYVTDEELRQAYSRATVFAMPSIAELQSIATMEAMASGLPVVAANAMALPHLVHDGQNGYLFEPGSAQDLADKLTVVLTASPDELDALKNESLKLIEAHDIKRTLTTFERLYRGERIDTPAGTAAEAASSRQVLDGTPAHD; encoded by the coding sequence GTGACCCCGGCGACGAGGCCCATCCGCGTCCTCATCGCCGCGGACACGTTCGCGCCGGACGTGAACGGTGCCGCCCGGTTCGCTGAACGACTCGCGGCGGGCCTGGTCGCCCGCGGCCACGTCGTCGCCATCATGGCCCCGGCCGCCACGCGCAAGCACGGCACCTGGACGGAGGTGCACGAGGGCGAGTCCATGACGGTGCACCGTCTGCACAGCTGGCGCTGGTACCCGCATGACTGGCTGCGCTTCGCACTGCCCTGGATCGTGCGCCGGCACAGCCGCGCCATCCTCGATTCTTTCCAACCCGATGTCGTGCACTTTCAGTCCCACATCGTCGTGGGACGCGGTGTGGCCATCGAGGCCCAGAAGCGCGGCATCCGCATCGTGGGCACCAACCACTTCATGCCGGAGAACATGCTGCAGTTCTCCCTCGTGCCCAAGGGCTTCCAGCACCAGGTGGTCAAGGCGCTCTGGAAGGCCGCCGAGCACACCTTCAAGCGCGCCGAATCCGTCACCACCCCCACCCGGCGGGCCGCCGAGTTCCTGGAGAAGTACACGGGACTCACCGGAGTGCACGCCATCTCCTGCGGGATCGACGCCGACAACTATTCGCCCAGTTTCGCGCCGCGCACCGAGAACCGGATCCTCTTCGTGGGCCGGGTCACCGGTGAGAAGCAGATCGACGTGCTGGTGCAGGCCGTCGCCCTGCTCGACGCGAGCCTGGATGCCCAGGTCGAGATCGTCGGCGGCGGCGACCAGCGCCGCAATCTGGAACTCCTCGTCGAGAGCCTCGGCCTCAGCTCGCGCTTCACCTTCACGGGCTACGTCACCGACGAGGAACTGCGCCAGGCGTACTCGCGGGCCACGGTCTTCGCGATGCCCTCGATCGCCGAGCTGCAGAGCATCGCGACCATGGAAGCCATGGCTTCGGGCCTTCCTGTCGTAGCGGCCAACGCCATGGCCCTGCCGCACCTCGTGCACGACGGGCAGAACGGCTACCTCTTCGAGCCGGGCAGCGCCCAGGACCTCGCGGACAAGCTGACCGTGGTGCTCACGGCGTCACCCGACGAACTCGATGCGCTCAAGAACGAGTCGCTCAAGCTCATCGAGGCGCACGACATCAAGCGCACCCTGACGACCTTCGAGCGTCTCTACCGCGGCGAACGGATCGACACCCCCGCCGGAACCGCCGCCGAGGCAGCGTCCTCACGACAGGTGCTGGACGGCACGCCCGCCCACGACTGA
- a CDS encoding bifunctional 3'-5' exonuclease/DNA polymerase has protein sequence MYILVTRTRPDRVRLRELDADGAPTGPAGTGTDVTLSDAAFAVHARAREDGGVRWVWEDTAEIYPLLLRARLRVQRCHDLRLCHAILRNSALTGASALANAPAGRWDAPAAVPRPETAGSTLFDMDLGGAAEAGGETQDEDARTEFLAQLAAVAASAEPGRLRLLLAAESVGALIAAEMQFAGLPWRSAIHDTLLTAELGPRAATGQRPARLEALAVRIRNELGDQTVNPDSPPELLRALNRAGVQVTTTRAWELEKLSHPVIEPLLRYKKLARLQSANGWYWMETWIVDDRFHPEYLPGGVVTGRWATRGGGALQLPRQIRGAVVADPGWRFVVADAAQLEPRILAALSADTAMASAGRGTDLYAGIVASGVVETRAHAKVAMLGAMYGATSGESGRLLPRLARAYPRALALTESAARAGERGDIVSTRLGRSSPRPGPDWQDEQARGSEDGAGSAAQRRARSQAGDWGRFTRNFIVQGTAAEWALCWMAEIRKGLWALSSAAAPESGAARSAPGPFASVPHLVFFLHDEVIVHTPAALADDVARIVGEAAATAGRLLFGDFPVDFPLTCVVVDSYADAK, from the coding sequence GTGTACATTCTGGTGACCCGAACGCGCCCGGACCGGGTGCGGCTCAGGGAACTCGACGCCGACGGCGCCCCCACGGGACCGGCCGGCACCGGTACCGACGTGACGCTCTCCGACGCGGCTTTCGCGGTCCACGCCCGCGCCAGGGAGGACGGTGGTGTCCGCTGGGTGTGGGAGGACACCGCGGAGATCTATCCGCTGTTGTTGCGCGCCCGTCTGCGCGTGCAACGCTGCCACGACCTCCGCCTCTGCCACGCCATCCTGCGGAACTCCGCCCTGACCGGCGCGAGCGCGCTGGCGAACGCTCCGGCAGGCCGGTGGGATGCGCCGGCCGCCGTTCCCCGCCCGGAGACGGCGGGTTCCACCCTCTTCGACATGGATCTGGGCGGCGCGGCGGAGGCCGGCGGCGAGACGCAGGACGAGGACGCCCGCACGGAGTTCCTGGCGCAACTGGCCGCCGTCGCTGCCAGCGCCGAACCCGGCCGGCTGCGGCTGCTCCTGGCCGCTGAGTCGGTCGGCGCCCTGATCGCGGCTGAGATGCAGTTCGCCGGGCTGCCGTGGCGCAGTGCCATCCATGACACCCTGCTGACCGCTGAACTGGGCCCCAGAGCGGCGACCGGCCAACGCCCGGCCCGCCTGGAGGCGCTCGCGGTCCGCATCCGCAACGAACTCGGCGACCAGACGGTCAACCCGGACTCACCCCCCGAGCTGCTCCGCGCGCTCAACCGTGCCGGGGTGCAAGTGACGACGACCCGGGCCTGGGAGCTGGAGAAGCTGTCGCACCCGGTGATCGAACCGCTGTTGCGCTACAAGAAACTCGCCAGGCTGCAGAGCGCCAACGGGTGGTACTGGATGGAGACCTGGATCGTCGACGACAGGTTCCACCCCGAGTACCTGCCGGGCGGCGTGGTGACCGGTCGCTGGGCCACCCGCGGTGGCGGGGCGCTGCAGCTGCCCCGGCAGATCCGGGGAGCCGTGGTGGCCGACCCCGGATGGCGTTTCGTCGTGGCCGACGCCGCCCAGTTGGAACCTCGCATCCTGGCTGCCCTGTCGGCGGACACGGCCATGGCCTCGGCAGGCCGAGGAACCGACCTCTACGCGGGCATCGTGGCCAGCGGTGTGGTGGAGACACGCGCCCACGCGAAGGTCGCCATGCTCGGCGCCATGTACGGCGCCACCTCGGGGGAGAGCGGGCGCCTGCTGCCCAGGCTGGCCCGGGCGTACCCGCGGGCGCTGGCGCTCACGGAATCCGCGGCACGGGCCGGGGAGCGCGGCGACATCGTCAGCACCCGGCTGGGGCGGTCCTCACCCCGCCCCGGCCCGGACTGGCAGGACGAGCAGGCCAGGGGGAGCGAGGACGGCGCCGGCTCCGCGGCGCAGCGGCGGGCACGCAGTCAGGCCGGGGACTGGGGACGGTTCACCCGCAACTTCATCGTTCAGGGCACCGCAGCGGAGTGGGCGTTGTGCTGGATGGCCGAGATCCGGAAGGGCCTGTGGGCGCTCTCCTCAGCGGCGGCCCCGGAGTCCGGGGCGGCGCGCTCAGCGCCCGGCCCCTTCGCCTCCGTACCGCACCTGGTCTTCTTCCTGCACGACGAGGTCATCGTGCACACCCCGGCGGCCCTGGCCGACGATGTCGCGCGCATCGTGGGCGAGGCTGCGGCGACGGCGGGGCGGTTGCTCTTCGGCGACTTCCCGGTCGATTTCCCCTTGACCTGTGTTGTGGTGGACAGCTACGCCGACGCGAAGTAG
- a CDS encoding PadR family transcriptional regulator produces MSVRNSLLAVLTMGPAYGFQLHGELARRTGGRRSVNVGQIYGTLERLMTQGAVESAGTTADGLPLYGLTDTGRTEAVAWLHDTRSSSGDEWNDMLERVMIASSLPHIDLTVVLAGYRSAWQSRLAAQATEPDSGQDLLADAADAAQGRAALAWLTAVAGLAGEQGDGPPLHRELSVLRPRRGRRPSPAAASGPPR; encoded by the coding sequence GTGTCGGTACGCAACTCGCTCCTGGCCGTGCTGACCATGGGCCCCGCCTACGGCTTCCAGCTGCACGGCGAACTCGCCCGTCGCACCGGCGGACGCCGCTCGGTGAACGTGGGCCAGATCTACGGCACCCTGGAGCGCCTGATGACCCAGGGCGCCGTCGAATCCGCCGGGACGACGGCGGACGGCCTGCCCCTGTACGGGCTCACCGACACGGGCCGCACCGAGGCCGTCGCCTGGCTGCACGACACCCGCAGCAGCTCCGGCGACGAGTGGAACGACATGCTCGAGCGCGTCATGATCGCCTCGTCGCTCCCCCACATCGACCTCACGGTCGTGCTGGCCGGCTACCGGTCGGCGTGGCAGTCCCGGCTCGCGGCGCAGGCGACGGAACCGGACTCCGGTCAGGACCTGCTGGCCGACGCCGCGGACGCCGCCCAGGGCCGTGCGGCGCTGGCGTGGCTCACCGCGGTCGCCGGCCTGGCCGGGGAGCAGGGCGACGGCCCGCCATTGCACCGTGAACTCAGCGTTCTGCGCCCGAGGCGAGGCCGGCGACCCTCTCCTGCAGCGGCTTCAGGTCCGCCGCGCTGA
- a CDS encoding DUF3145 domain-containing protein: protein MTAPHARQSPTARGVLYVHSAPRALCPHVEWAASRALDEAVSFEWSAQPVLPGAQRAEFYWEGAPGSGAAIASELLGWEHLRFEVTEDPGPGRDGGRWVHTPALGIHFAQTDTAGNVVLPENRLRAAMSTAGTDPTALQHELHRVLGQAWDDELEAFRHAGDFSSVVWLHRAG from the coding sequence ATGACGGCACCCCATGCTCGTCAGTCACCGACTGCGCGGGGAGTTTTGTATGTGCATTCGGCACCGCGCGCCCTGTGCCCGCACGTGGAGTGGGCAGCCAGCCGAGCGCTCGACGAGGCGGTCAGTTTCGAGTGGAGCGCGCAGCCCGTGCTTCCCGGCGCCCAACGTGCCGAGTTCTACTGGGAGGGGGCGCCGGGAAGCGGAGCGGCCATCGCCTCCGAGCTGCTGGGCTGGGAGCACCTGAGGTTCGAGGTGACCGAGGATCCCGGCCCGGGCCGCGACGGCGGCCGCTGGGTGCACACCCCGGCCCTGGGCATCCACTTCGCCCAGACCGACACGGCGGGCAACGTCGTGCTGCCCGAGAACCGGCTGCGGGCGGCCATGTCCACCGCGGGAACGGACCCGACCGCGCTGCAGCACGAGCTGCACCGGGTGCTCGGGCAGGCCTGGGACGACGAGTTGGAGGCGTTCCGGCACGCCGGTGACTTCTCGAGCGTGGTCTGGCTGCACCGCGCGGGCTGA
- a CDS encoding beta-ketoacyl-[acyl-carrier-protein] synthase family protein: MTKKIVVTGLGATSPLGGTATDSWNALLAGESGASTLDYEWVERTALPITFAAQARVKPIDVLARHETKRLDPSSQFALIAGREAWADAGMPAVEPERLAVDWATGIGGVWTLLDAWDTLRERGPRRVLPMTVPMLMPNGPGAAIGMDLHARAGITTVVSACASSTESLVNAYNRLQAGLADVVIAGGSEAAIHPLPIASFAAMQALSKRNDDPATASRPYDVTRDGFVLGEGAAALVVETEEHALARGAHIYAELLGGSITSDAYHITAPDPEGSAAARAMIQTIQNAGADLADVMHINAHATSTPVGDIAEYNALRRVFGDLLEGIPVSATKASTGHLLGGAGAIEALFTVKALAERILPPTINLTEQDAAIPLDVVTSPRALGAGDLLAISNSFGFGGHNAVVAFRSV, from the coding sequence ATGACCAAGAAAATCGTTGTCACCGGTCTCGGTGCCACCTCCCCCCTCGGCGGGACCGCCACAGATTCCTGGAACGCCCTCCTCGCCGGCGAGTCCGGCGCATCCACCCTCGACTATGAGTGGGTCGAGCGCACCGCGCTCCCCATCACCTTCGCCGCCCAGGCCCGGGTCAAGCCCATCGACGTCCTCGCACGCCACGAGACCAAGCGCCTCGACCCGTCCAGCCAGTTCGCCCTCATCGCCGGCCGTGAGGCCTGGGCCGATGCCGGCATGCCCGCGGTCGAGCCCGAACGGCTCGCCGTGGACTGGGCCACCGGCATCGGCGGGGTCTGGACCCTGCTGGACGCCTGGGACACCCTCCGCGAACGTGGCCCCCGCCGCGTCCTGCCGATGACGGTTCCCATGCTCATGCCCAATGGCCCCGGAGCGGCCATCGGCATGGACCTGCACGCGCGCGCCGGCATCACCACCGTGGTGTCCGCCTGCGCCTCGAGCACCGAGTCCCTCGTGAATGCCTACAACCGCCTGCAGGCCGGTCTCGCCGACGTCGTCATCGCCGGCGGTTCGGAGGCGGCCATCCACCCGCTGCCCATCGCATCCTTCGCCGCCATGCAGGCGCTGTCCAAGCGCAACGACGACCCGGCAACGGCCTCCCGCCCCTACGACGTCACCCGGGACGGATTCGTGCTCGGTGAGGGCGCCGCTGCGCTGGTCGTGGAGACCGAGGAGCACGCCCTGGCCCGCGGCGCACACATCTACGCGGAACTGCTCGGCGGCTCGATCACGAGTGACGCGTACCACATCACCGCGCCGGACCCCGAGGGCTCCGCTGCGGCACGCGCCATGATCCAGACCATCCAGAACGCCGGCGCCGACCTGGCCGACGTGATGCACATCAACGCGCACGCCACCAGCACGCCCGTGGGCGACATCGCCGAGTACAACGCGCTGCGCCGCGTCTTCGGCGACCTGCTCGAGGGCATCCCCGTGTCGGCCACCAAGGCCTCCACCGGGCACCTGCTCGGCGGCGCCGGCGCGATCGAGGCGCTGTTCACGGTCAAGGCCCTGGCCGAGCGGATACTTCCGCCGACCATCAACCTCACCGAGCAGGATGCCGCCATTCCCCTGGACGTCGTCACCTCGCCCCGGGCACTGGGTGCCGGAGACCTGCTGGCGATCAGCAACTCGTTCGGGTTCGGCGGCCACAACGCCGTCGTCGCGTTCCGGTCGGTCTAA
- a CDS encoding acyl carrier protein: MALSTEEVLAGLAELINDETGIATDTVELDKSFTDDLDIDSISMMTIVVNAEEKFDVKIPDEEVKNLKTVGDAVEFIVKAQD, encoded by the coding sequence ATGGCATTGTCCACCGAAGAAGTTCTTGCCGGCCTGGCCGAGCTCATCAACGACGAGACGGGCATCGCAACCGACACGGTTGAGCTGGACAAGTCGTTCACCGACGACCTGGACATCGATTCCATCTCGATGATGACCATCGTCGTCAACGCTGAAGAAAAGTTCGACGTCAAGATCCCCGACGAAGAGGTCAAGAACCTCAAGACCGTCGGCGACGCCGTCGAGTTCATCGTCAAGGCCCAGGACTAG
- a CDS encoding beta-ketoacyl-ACP synthase III has translation MTQPQLLQSQGAQYTRILSVGAARGDLVVPNDDLVGPIDSSDEWIQQRTGIITRTRASQDVLAVDLATTAALEAVEKSGIRADQIDAIIIATISNGRQTPSMAAVVADRIGAVPAAAFDLNAACAGYAYGVAQADALIRSGAAHYALVIGAEKLSDMVDPTDRSISFLLGDGAGAVVIGPSEYPGISASVWGSDGRADAVGMNATLQEYRRGEQEWPTLRQEGQTVFRWAVWDMAKIAKQTLEAAGITADQLAAFIPHQANMRIVDEFAKQLKLPESVVIARDIATTGNTSAASIPLATHRLLEEHPELSGGLALQIGFGAGLVYGAQVVVLP, from the coding sequence ATGACCCAGCCACAACTCCTGCAGTCGCAGGGCGCCCAGTACACCCGCATCCTCTCTGTGGGCGCCGCCCGCGGCGACCTCGTCGTCCCCAACGACGACCTGGTCGGCCCGATCGACTCCTCCGACGAGTGGATCCAGCAGCGCACCGGAATCATCACCCGCACCCGGGCCAGCCAGGACGTGCTCGCGGTCGATCTCGCCACGACGGCGGCCCTGGAGGCCGTCGAGAAGAGCGGCATCCGCGCCGACCAGATCGATGCGATCATCATCGCCACCATCAGCAACGGTCGTCAGACCCCGTCGATGGCCGCCGTGGTCGCCGACCGCATCGGCGCCGTCCCGGCCGCCGCCTTCGACCTCAACGCCGCCTGCGCCGGCTACGCCTACGGCGTCGCCCAGGCCGATGCCCTGATCCGGTCCGGCGCGGCTCACTACGCGCTGGTCATCGGCGCCGAGAAGCTCTCCGACATGGTCGACCCCACCGATCGCAGCATCTCGTTCCTTCTCGGCGACGGCGCCGGCGCCGTGGTCATCGGCCCGAGCGAGTACCCGGGCATCTCCGCCTCGGTCTGGGGTTCGGACGGACGCGCAGACGCCGTGGGCATGAACGCCACACTGCAGGAGTACCGCCGCGGCGAGCAGGAGTGGCCCACGCTCCGCCAGGAAGGCCAGACCGTCTTCCGCTGGGCCGTCTGGGATATGGCCAAGATCGCCAAGCAGACCCTCGAGGCCGCCGGCATCACGGCCGACCAGCTGGCCGCCTTCATCCCGCATCAGGCCAACATGCGAATCGTCGACGAGTTCGCCAAGCAGCTCAAGCTGCCGGAGTCCGTCGTGATCGCCCGCGACATCGCCACGACGGGGAACACCTCCGCCGCGTCGATCCCCCTTGCCACCCACCGCCTGCTCGAGGAACACCCCGAGCTCAGCGGTGGTCTTGCCCTCCAGATCGGCTTCGGAGCCGGCCTGGTTTACGGCGCGCAGGTGGTTGTGCTGCCGTAG
- a CDS encoding ACP S-malonyltransferase, giving the protein MIVVVCPGQGSQTPGFLEPWLQNPDFADRLAAMSAPSGTDLVTAGTVSDADTIRDTAIAQPLIVAAGLLALDALFADGRREGIGGIAGHSVGEITAAVGAGVLGSTDALTFVGERGRAMKAAAALTPTGMSAVLGGDEAELLARLAELDLEPANFNGGGQIVVAGSLDALAALAAEPPAKARVIPLQVAGAFHTRHMLPAVQHLDAVSRTLSPQNPTLPLWTNRDGTSVANGARFVELLVGQVSSPVRWDLCMQAFTDAGVTGIIEVAPAGALVGLAKRALRGIPSVAIKTPDDLPAAYELIDHQA; this is encoded by the coding sequence ATGATTGTTGTCGTCTGCCCCGGTCAAGGCTCACAAACGCCCGGATTCCTCGAGCCGTGGTTGCAGAACCCTGACTTCGCCGACCGTCTCGCGGCCATGTCCGCCCCGTCCGGCACCGACCTCGTCACCGCGGGGACCGTCAGCGACGCGGACACCATCCGCGACACGGCGATCGCCCAGCCCCTCATCGTGGCGGCCGGCCTGCTGGCCCTGGACGCCCTCTTCGCCGACGGCCGCCGGGAGGGCATCGGCGGCATCGCGGGCCACTCGGTCGGCGAGATCACCGCGGCCGTCGGAGCCGGAGTGCTCGGCAGTACCGACGCGCTCACCTTCGTCGGCGAGCGTGGCCGGGCCATGAAGGCCGCCGCCGCCCTCACGCCGACCGGTATGAGCGCGGTCCTCGGCGGTGACGAGGCCGAACTGCTCGCCCGCCTCGCCGAGCTCGACCTCGAACCGGCCAACTTCAACGGGGGCGGCCAGATCGTCGTCGCCGGATCCCTCGACGCTCTCGCGGCCCTCGCCGCCGAACCCCCGGCCAAGGCCAGGGTCATTCCCCTGCAGGTCGCCGGCGCGTTCCACACCCGCCACATGCTGCCCGCCGTGCAGCACCTGGACGCGGTGTCGCGCACCCTCTCACCGCAGAATCCGACCCTTCCGCTCTGGACCAACCGGGACGGCACGTCGGTCGCCAACGGCGCGCGCTTCGTCGAACTTCTCGTCGGCCAGGTCTCGTCGCCGGTACGGTGGGACCTGTGCATGCAGGCGTTCACCGACGCCGGCGTCACCGGAATCATCGAGGTCGCCCCCGCCGGCGCCCTCGTCGGACTGGCCAAACGCGCCCTGCGGGGCATCCCGAGCGTGGCCATCAAGACCCCGGACGATCTGCCTGCCGCATACGAACTGATCGACCACCAGGCCTGA
- a CDS encoding PucR family transcriptional regulator, which produces MRTISGELSTATLKRLEDTLPWYGDMPPGRRSAVGLVAQAGITSFISWYDDPRSTPWIAADVFGAAPRELLRSVSLQQTLQLIRVTVEVVEERVKDGSETLREAILLYSREIAFGAADVYARAAEARGLWDARLEALVVDSILSGEYDDELPSRIAALGWHGHGEVCVLVGTTPKMLDVDQLRRSARHMTADVLIGVQGNRLVLVIGRAHPTVQDSDEATGPPALTFLDIALQLEPSFGPGHLVLGHEVPNLVDASKSAKAALAGFAVARSWRNAPRPVQADDLLPERALAGDPLARATLIHRIYRPLQAHSTELLTTLWCYLDNGRSLEATARELFVHPNTVRYRLKRVSEVIGYDATGAREALILQAALIIGSISDHDGSTRRR; this is translated from the coding sequence TTGCGCACGATTTCAGGTGAGTTGTCCACGGCGACGCTGAAACGACTCGAGGACACGCTGCCCTGGTATGGCGATATGCCACCAGGGCGGCGGTCCGCCGTCGGCCTGGTGGCCCAGGCCGGCATCACCTCCTTCATCTCCTGGTACGACGATCCCCGGTCCACCCCGTGGATCGCCGCGGACGTCTTCGGCGCAGCACCCCGGGAGCTGCTCCGCTCGGTGAGCCTGCAGCAGACCCTGCAGCTGATCCGGGTCACCGTCGAGGTCGTCGAGGAGCGCGTCAAGGACGGCTCCGAAACGCTGCGCGAAGCGATCCTGCTGTACTCCCGCGAGATCGCCTTCGGCGCGGCGGATGTCTACGCCCGCGCCGCCGAGGCACGCGGGCTCTGGGACGCCAGGCTCGAGGCCCTCGTGGTGGACTCGATCCTGTCCGGCGAGTACGACGACGAGCTGCCCAGCCGCATCGCGGCCCTGGGCTGGCACGGTCACGGCGAGGTCTGCGTGCTCGTCGGCACCACCCCCAAGATGCTCGACGTCGACCAGTTACGCCGGTCAGCCCGGCACATGACCGCCGACGTGCTCATCGGGGTGCAGGGCAACCGGCTGGTCCTGGTCATCGGCCGGGCCCACCCCACCGTGCAGGACTCCGACGAGGCGACCGGCCCGCCGGCACTGACCTTCCTGGACATCGCCCTGCAACTCGAGCCCAGCTTCGGGCCCGGCCATCTCGTGCTCGGACACGAGGTGCCCAACCTCGTCGACGCCTCCAAGAGCGCCAAGGCCGCCCTGGCCGGTTTCGCCGTCGCCCGGTCCTGGCGGAACGCGCCCCGGCCCGTGCAGGCCGACGACCTGCTTCCCGAACGCGCCCTCGCCGGCGACCCGCTGGCCCGGGCGACCCTCATCCATCGCATCTACCGCCCCCTGCAGGCGCACTCCACGGAGCTGCTCACCACCCTGTGGTGCTACCTCGACAACGGCCGGTCGCTCGAGGCCACGGCGCGGGAACTGTTCGTGCATCCCAACACCGTCCGCTACCGGCTCAAACGGGTCTCCGAAGTCATCGGCTACGACGCCACGGGAGCCAGGGAAGCCCTGATCCTGCAGGCAGCGCTCATCATCGGGTCGATCAGCGACCACGACGGATCGACCCGGCGACGCTGA